The Vibrio echinoideorum genome includes a region encoding these proteins:
- the flhF gene encoding flagellar biosynthesis protein FlhF, protein MKIKRFFAKDMRTALLQVKEELGSEAVIMSNKKVAGGVEIVAAIDGESSPSTASPRLNKPQQPAQSQYTQMAAPAVPAGRRQLDDDKVSLQSNTEGGRSMTKRFANMLKQYSHGADEDSQHRAENEDSLSALLNRQTGSSHQSHGHQSLPSHKGSQSNQQSPSRNSNIDSAFARETGLSKLIAEDRRVERPAPRLDPTRYDRGRDPVQSKGSDTEMETMREEMTSIRRLLEHQVSGLMWQEVERREPLRAMLIKRLERMGVSAELADQMACYIPEDTKPARAWKALLALVADQISVTQKDILKRGGIVALLGPTGVGKTTTVAKLAARAAMEYGADNVALVTTDTYRIGAHEQLSIYGRIMGCPVRVAKDSSELADVIYQLRNRRLILVDTAGMGQRDVRLSEQLDTLMQESGSVINSYLVLPATAQRKVLQETIEHFRRIPLSGCILTKLDESLSLGEFISVVIQNALPVAYIANGQRVPEDIVIAQPKYMIAKANELLEKSTENEPHYWNSDSEGL, encoded by the coding sequence TTGAAAATTAAACGATTTTTTGCAAAAGATATGCGAACTGCGCTGCTCCAAGTTAAAGAAGAACTTGGCTCAGAAGCTGTGATCATGTCTAACAAAAAGGTCGCAGGTGGCGTGGAAATTGTTGCCGCTATTGATGGTGAATCTAGTCCATCGACAGCAAGCCCAAGATTAAACAAACCTCAGCAGCCTGCGCAAAGTCAATACACGCAAATGGCAGCGCCTGCGGTTCCTGCAGGACGTCGCCAATTAGATGATGACAAAGTCAGCCTACAGTCGAATACTGAAGGCGGACGCTCAATGACCAAGCGTTTCGCGAACATGCTTAAGCAATATAGCCATGGCGCAGACGAAGATTCGCAACATCGTGCAGAAAATGAAGATTCGTTGTCAGCGTTACTTAATCGCCAAACTGGCAGCAGTCATCAGTCTCACGGTCATCAAAGCTTGCCTAGTCATAAAGGGTCTCAAAGCAACCAACAGTCACCGTCTCGTAATAGCAATATAGATTCTGCGTTTGCTCGTGAAACTGGCCTATCTAAGTTGATTGCTGAAGACCGCAGAGTAGAGCGCCCAGCGCCTCGTTTGGATCCTACTCGTTACGATCGTGGTCGTGACCCCGTTCAATCCAAAGGTTCTGACACCGAAATGGAAACGATGCGTGAAGAGATGACTTCAATTCGTCGCTTGTTAGAACATCAAGTATCAGGATTAATGTGGCAAGAAGTTGAACGTCGCGAACCTTTGAGAGCGATGCTGATAAAGCGTCTTGAGCGCATGGGTGTTTCAGCTGAGCTTGCGGACCAGATGGCCTGCTACATTCCTGAAGACACCAAACCAGCGCGTGCTTGGAAAGCTTTGCTAGCATTGGTTGCTGACCAAATCTCTGTAACACAAAAAGATATTTTAAAACGCGGCGGTATTGTGGCCTTACTGGGCCCGACCGGCGTAGGTAAAACAACGACCGTTGCTAAACTAGCTGCACGTGCCGCCATGGAATATGGCGCAGACAATGTTGCACTAGTGACAACTGACACATATCGCATAGGTGCACATGAGCAGTTATCAATTTATGGTCGAATTATGGGTTGTCCGGTAAGAGTTGCTAAAGATTCTAGTGAATTGGCCGATGTAATATATCAATTACGTAATCGTCGCCTAATTCTGGTTGATACTGCCGGTATGGGACAGCGAGATGTTCGCTTATCTGAGCAGTTAGACACATTGATGCAAGAGAGTGGTTCAGTCATTAATAGTTACCTTGTGTTGCCCGCAACCGCGCAACGTAAAGTACTACAAGAGACGATAGAACACTTTCGAAGAATCCCGTTGTCGGGATGCATCCTAACTAAGCTGGATGAATCTCTAAGTTTAGGAGAGTTCATCAGTGTAGTAATACAAAATGCATTACCAGTTGCTTACATAGCAAATGGTCAACGAGTTCCTGAAGATATCGTCATAGCTCAGCCAAAGTACATGATTGCTAAGGCTAACGAGTTATTAGAAAAATCTACAGAGAATGAA